AATTTAGGACACATAGCATGGGTCAAATGAGTTAACCTTAACCCCACACGCTTTAGTTCAAATAAGGTGCAAAACATATCAACAAGTAGCGCAATATGCTGACAAAGCTCTGGTGCAGCATTTAACTCAGCCGATTGTTCAAGTAAATTCTCGACGACATTATCGGCATCGGTCGTCATCACTACTTTCAAGTTTGCAGCGTTTTTCAATAGCTGCTTAGCTTCTTCACTAATGCTCGATGAAATGGCGTTTTGCCACACCGCGATATTGATATTGTCTTGGTAAATGTCCGTAAAAATTGCAGGTTGATCGCCAAAACACGCTTTGCGTACTGGATTTTCAGGCTCAGCTTTTGGTGATAGTGCCACGACCTCAGACTTTGGGGCGTGTGATGGCGTTTCTACTGACATTGATGTGGCGAGGCTGCTCATAATTACACCTGTTACTTTATCTCTTTTCACCATAAAGGTGATTCACTTTCCCTTAACGCCTCATACATGTTTTATTCGTTATTTTTACACTGTTTGAGTTTAACGCTTGCTCTTAGGGTTAACTCAAAAGAGGGGGGCGAATATCATTGGAATTATTGTAATGTTACAATGTAACAAAAGTAAAGTGAAGATTAGTTGGTCTTGGTTTTTCTTGGTTTGAATTAGTTTGAATTAGTTTGAATTAGTTTGGTGGTGGTTAATGTTGATGTTACACCGAGCTAGTTAGGGTAACCACTAGCTGAACAGAGAGCGGTAAGCCAGAAAGCGGTAAGGAAGTTTAGTTTAGCCAAGTGCCTTGGTCTTCAGGTACAAGTACATTGGTTTTCAAATAACGGGGAAGCACAGTGTTGTGTTACTTTATTTCAACATACCCGTTGCATTGTTCAGGTAGTGTGAATAGGGCGTTTCCTCGGAAGGAAACGCCCTCAACGCACTTGAAACTAAGACTTTTTAGTAAAGTGCCACAGTATGGGGTTGTGAGTGTGGCGCAGTATCATCTTGTTTTCATCGAGTGTTTCCACGCGCCATGATTGTTTAGTACCAATTTTGCCTTGTGGGTGTTTTTCAAAATCGAAAACGTACTCTAAGGTTAGTTCGCCATTGATCAGGTCCCAGTTGCCTTCAGCCAATGACTTACTGTGATTGTGCTCTGCTACTTTGAATTCACCCCAAGACAGCTCTAGTCGCTTACCTTTACTATCGTACCAATCGCCCATCATCAGTTCTTTGTGATAGCTTTTCGCAAATTTGTCGCCATTGACGCGCAGATAGTGTTGTGTGCGATTGTCTGGGTCAATCACGCTCATCCGTGTATGGTTTAATGAACTAACCGTTAGCTTTTCTGAAATGCCAACCATAGCGCTATTTTGTGGTTTTTTACTGTCGCGGGTGTAGGTTAAAATAATTTCTTTGCCTTCTTCACGCCAGCGGCCACTAAATAGGGTATCAAGTTGGCCCTGACGAGCCGACCATTGATGAATGTTGAATAAGCCATTATCACGTAAAAATAGGGTGCGAACACCTTTAGAGGTCATTGACCACCAAGCGCCATCAAGGTGAGTGTCGACGCTGCTTTGCCCTGTTTTTTTGGGTTGCACACCAATCTTAAGCTCTTCCATTTCTTCATTGAGATCTGGCGGTGGTGTTTGTGAGAAGTAAGTATTCCCGTCTTTGTCGACCCACTTATAGATTTGTGCGTTAACTTGCCATGGTGCAATGACCAATAGGCTGAGGATGATTGTTATTTTTAGCATTATTATTCCTCGGTTTTTTCTTAGTGAAAGTTCATACAACCGCACGAGTTAACCATTAACTTGTCGCGGTTTAAAAAGCTTTTTCTGCTCTTGCATCAGTGAATAGTAGTAGCTTGAATATTGGCGTTTAAGTCGATTTGCTTGATTGTGGGCTTTGCGATTTCGGTCTTTGCACTTCACCCATGCCTTAGCTCGGTCGCTATTCGTCCATCCGGTTTCATTGGGTTGTTTGCATTGCGCGTCAATTTTATTCATCGCCGAGGATGCCATTTCGTGTTCGTTGATAATGGTGTCAGCGACTTCTTGATAGTAAAGCTCAATAGTTTTTTGGTGAATCGCCACCTTACACGCGGCGTCTCCAACCGTCTTTTTTATGCTAGCGGCGTTACCGCGCTTTTGTACTTCGATATAGCGATCAAAATTTGTTTGGTAATAGCGCCAAGCGCCTTGTAGCGAAGACATTGCATTGAGCAGTCGGGAATTTAAGTTTTGTTGATACTCATAGGTGCTGCCTTTGCAAACACAGCCGGTGTCAGTGCATCGCGCTACAGCGCCGCCAATTCGCGGTGAGACAAACCATGATGGGTGAAAACCAAACTTTCCTTGTTTGGCTTTGTAAAGCTCGGTTTCTTTTGCTTCTTCAGCGCACGGCGTGCCTTGAAATACCACTGAATCGTTGGCGTCAGTGCATTGGTAAACTTTGCTGTGGGTTGATAATGAGAAGAATAAGAGTGTAAAAAAAGCGAAAAGTACGCCAAACAGCTGAGTCGGCATGGTGTCAGTCCCTTAACATGCAAAAAATAGTGCGTTGTGTTAACTTGCAATTCAGCGCTTTCTTTCTACTTAAACATTCGAAAACTGTATGCAAAAGTTACTAAAACGCACTGAATTGCCTAGAATTTCGACAAAATACTAACCTTGTTTGCGCTTAGGTTCAATGCTAATTTTAATCGCGTGTTTTGCGCATGTTCTGGGCGTGTTCTGGGCGGGTTTAATCGCCCGCTTGTTCTCGGCGCTTTTGTGCAAGTGCTTGAAGTTGTTTTGATTGTTGGTGCAGGCTATGGCGAACCAGAGTTTCTTGATCTTCTTCGCGAATATGCTCAAAAATCACTTTGTAGGCATGTTGCTTTGCTTGGTCGTTAGCTTGGTTTTCCGTTAGCTCGTCAGTCTCAGCTGGGGCTGCACTGTCGGCGGGCATCACTTCAACGAGCTCACCAATGCAGTAAATTGCGCAATTTTCCTCTAACAAGAAAATTTTCATTTCTAAGCGTTGGCCAACCGCAAACGTTTGCTCGCTGTTAAAAATCACTCCGCCACCGCCGAAGCGAATTCCTTGATAACGCATTGCGGGCTCGTCTTGTTGGCTCAGAATATAGCCGACTAATAAGTCGATCTTATGGGCTTGATGATTAAGGAAGTCGGTTAACTGGGTAGCAACACCACCTAAGCCTTGAATTGAGCGAATGGCAGCTTGATCAATAGACACCATATCGCTAGCCATTTTAAATGGCAGCGGCATACCTGCCATAAAAGCTTCAAAACTGCTGGCTTGGTATGCCGCAATCGGCTGCAAATTAATGCTGAATTGATGCTCGATAGAAAAAAATTCATCAAATTGCTGCAATTTAGTTTGTAAATCTAGCGGGGTGATTTGTGTGCTCATTTGTTTACCTTACTGCGCGAACTGGTGCTGACCTAACAACATTCAAAGCCCTGCTTTTTAGCATTGCATGGTGCTTGTGCGCGGTGTGAGTTATCGCTGATAGGGATTAGTATTCAATATT
This Thalassotalea euphylliae DNA region includes the following protein-coding sequences:
- a CDS encoding DUF4124 domain-containing protein, encoding MPTQLFGVLFAFFTLLFFSLSTHSKVYQCTDANDSVVFQGTPCAEEAKETELYKAKQGKFGFHPSWFVSPRIGGAVARCTDTGCVCKGSTYEYQQNLNSRLLNAMSSLQGAWRYYQTNFDRYIEVQKRGNAASIKKTVGDAACKVAIHQKTIELYYQEVADTIINEHEMASSAMNKIDAQCKQPNETGWTNSDRAKAWVKCKDRNRKAHNQANRLKRQYSSYYYSLMQEQKKLFKPRQVNG
- a CDS encoding PilZ domain-containing protein, which produces MSTQITPLDLQTKLQQFDEFFSIEHQFSINLQPIAAYQASSFEAFMAGMPLPFKMASDMVSIDQAAIRSIQGLGGVATQLTDFLNHQAHKIDLLVGYILSQQDEPAMRYQGIRFGGGGVIFNSEQTFAVGQRLEMKIFLLEENCAIYCIGELVEVMPADSAAPAETDELTENQANDQAKQHAYKVIFEHIREEDQETLVRHSLHQQSKQLQALAQKRREQAGD
- a CDS encoding DUF1826 domain-containing protein — encoded protein: MSSLATSMSVETPSHAPKSEVVALSPKAEPENPVRKACFGDQPAIFTDIYQDNINIAVWQNAISSSISEEAKQLLKNAANLKVVMTTDADNVVENLLEQSAELNAAPELCQHIALLVDMFCTLFELKRVGLRLTHLTHAMCPKFHVDKVPCRLVTTFTGNATEWLPNNVVDRTKLGFGGKGLPDNSSGVIRDLNHINQLAAGDVALLKGESWYNNEGGGIVHRSPSLSDNEQRLLLTLDFSD
- a CDS encoding DUF4124 domain-containing protein, with translation MLKITIILSLLVIAPWQVNAQIYKWVDKDGNTYFSQTPPPDLNEEMEELKIGVQPKKTGQSSVDTHLDGAWWSMTSKGVRTLFLRDNGLFNIHQWSARQGQLDTLFSGRWREEGKEIILTYTRDSKKPQNSAMVGISEKLTVSSLNHTRMSVIDPDNRTQHYLRVNGDKFAKSYHKELMMGDWYDSKGKRLELSWGEFKVAEHNHSKSLAEGNWDLINGELTLEYVFDFEKHPQGKIGTKQSWRVETLDENKMILRHTHNPILWHFTKKS